A section of the Capra hircus breed San Clemente chromosome 23, ASM170441v1, whole genome shotgun sequence genome encodes:
- the VARS2 gene encoding valine--tRNA ligase, mitochondrial isoform X2, giving the protein MKLQPAFWFLLCSHLQNPVRPGPLRRQCCMKSPRNKEKRKARLPHATGETFSMCIPPPNVTGSLHIGHALTVAVQDALVRWHRMRGDRVLWVPGSDHAGIATQAVVEKRLWKERGVRRHELSREDFLREVWKWKEEKGGEICEQLRALGASLDWDRECFTMDIGSSVAVTEAFVRLYKAGLLYRSRQLVNWSCALRSAISDIEVESRPLPGRTELQLPGCPTPVSFGLLFSVAFPVDGEPDAEVVVGTTRPETLPGDVAVAVHPTDSRYTHLHGRQLCHPLTGQLLPLITDCTVQPHLGTGAVKVTPAHSPADAELGARHGLSPRSVIAEDGTMTALCEDWLQGLHRFVAREKILSALREQGLFRGLQNHPMVLPICSRSGDVVEYLLKSQWFVRCQEMGERAAKAVESGALDLSPSFHQKNWQHWFSHIGDWCVSRQLWWGHRIPAYLVVEEHAKGDMEDSWVVGRTEAEAREVAAELTGRPGAELTLERDPDVLDTWFSSALFPFSALGWPRETPDLAHFYPLSLLETGSDLLLFWVGRMVMLGTQLTGQLPFSKVLLHSMVRDRQGRKMSKSLGNVLDPRDIISGVELQVLQDKLRDGNLDPAELAIAASAQRKDFPHGIPECGTDALRFTLCSHGALGGDLHLSVSEVLSFRHFCNKIWNALRFILNALGEEFIPQPAEELSPASCMDTWILSCLARTAQDCERGFLTRELSLVTHALHHFWLHNLCDVYLEAVKPVLSHSPRPLEPPQVLFFCADVGLRLLAPLMPFLAEELWQRLPPRPGGPSAPSICVAPYPSACSLEHWHQPELERRFSRVQESVQALRALRATYQLTKARPRVLLQSSEPGEQGLFEAFLEPLGILGHCGAVGLLPPGAAAPSGWVQAPLSDSSQAYMELQGLVDPQTHLPRLAARRHKLQKQLDGLLARPPSEGEAETQRQQRLSSLQLELSKLDKAASHLRQLMDASPSPGGSPSP; this is encoded by the exons ATGAAATTGCAGCCCGCATTCTGGTTCCTCCTCTGCAGTCACCTGCAGAATCCAGTAAGGCCTGGACCCCTAAGGAGACAGTGTTGTATGAAATCCCCACGgaacaaggagaaaagaaag gccAGGCTGCCCCACGCCACAGGGGAGACCTTTTCCATGTGTATCCCTCCGCCTAATGTCACAGGCTCCCTGCACATTGGGCATGCGCTGACCGTGGCCGTACAGGATGCTCTCGTGCGCTG GCACCGGATGCGTGGGGATCGGGTGCTGTGGGTCCCTGGCTCAGATCATGCAGGGATTGCAACCCAA GCTGTGGTGGAGAAACGGCTGTGGAAGGAGCGAGGAGTGAGGAGACATGAGCTGAGCCGGGAAGACTTTCTTAGGGAGGTGTGGAAGTGGAAGGAAGA GAAAGGTGGCGAGATCTGTGAGCAGCTCCGAGCGCTGGGGGCCTCCCTGGACTGGGACCGAGAGTGCTTTACCATGGATATC GGCTCCTCAGTGGCCGTGACAGAAGCTTTCGTGCGGCTCTACAAGGCTGGGTTGTTGTACCGGAGCCGGCAGCTGGTCAACTGGTCGTGTGCCTTACGCTCTGCCATCTCGGATATTGAG GTGGAGAGCCGGCCCCTCCCTGGCCGCACAGAGCTTCAGTTGCCTGGCTGCCCCACCCCCGTGTCTTTCGGCCTCCTCTTTTCCGTGGCCTTCCCCGTGGATGGAGAGCCTG ACGCAGAGGTCGTGGTGGGAACCACGAGGCCAGAGACGCTGCCTGGAGACGTGGCCGTGGCGGTCCATCCTACTGACTCCCGCTATACG CATCTACATGGGCGACAACTCTGTCATCCCTTGACGGGGCAGCTTCTCCCCCTTATCACAGACTGCACTGTTCAGCCACACCTGGGCACAG GGGCGGTGAAGGTGACTCCAGCGCACAGCCCTGCCGATGCTGAGCTGGGGGCCCGACATGGCTTGAGCCCCCGGAGTGTCATTGCAGAGGATGGGACCATGACCGCTCTTTGTGAGGACTGGCTGCAG GGTCTTCACCGGTTTGTGGCCCGGGAAAAGATTCTGTCAGCACTGAGGGAGCAGGGCCTGTTCCGGGGCCTCCAGAACCACCCCATGGTGCTGCCCATTTGCAG CCGTTCCGGGGATGTGGTAGAATACCTGCTGAAGAGCCAGTGGTTTGTCCGCTGCCAGGAGATGGGGGAGCGAGCCGCCAAG GCCGTGGAGTCGGGGGCCCTGGACCTCAGTCCCTCCTTCCACCAGAAGAACTGGCAGCACTGGTTTTCCCACATTGG GGACTGGTGTGTCTCCCGGCAGCTCTGGTGGGGCCATCGGATTCCAGCCTACCTGGTTGTAGAGGAGCATGCAAAG GGTGATATGGAGGACTCCTGGGTGGTCGGGCGGACAGAGGCTGAAGCCAGAGAAGTAGCTGCTGAATTAACAGGGAGACCAGGGGCGGAGCTGACCTTGGAGAGGG ACCCTGATGTCCTGGACACGTGGTTCTCCTCAGctcttttccccttttctgcCCTGGGCTGGCCCCGAGAG ACCCCAGACCTGGCTCATTTCTACCCCCTGTCACTTTTGGAAACCGGCAGTGACCTCCTGCTGTTCTGGGTGGGCCGCATGGTCATGTTGGGGACGCAGCTCACAGGGCAGCTCCCCTTCAGCAAG GTCCTGCTTCACTCCATGGTCCGGGACAGGCAGGGCCGGAAGATGAGCAAGTCCCTGGGGAACGTGCTGGACCCACGGGACATCATCAGTGGGGTGGAGCTGCAG GTACTACAGGACAAGCTGAGGGATGGAAACTTGGACCCCGCAGAGCTGGCGATTGCAGCCTCAGCGCAG AGAAAGGACTTCCCTCATGGGATCCCCGAGTGTGGGACAGATGCTCTGAGATTCACCCTGTGCTCCCATGGGGCCCTGG GAGGCGACTTGCACCTGTCCGTCTCTGAGGTCCTGAGCTTCCGACACTTCTGCAATAAGATCTGGAATGCCCTGCGCTTTATCCTGAATGCTCTTGGGGAGGAATTCATACCCCAACCTGCGGAGGAG CTGTCCCCCGCCTCCTGCATGGACACCTGGATCCTCAGCTGCCTGGCCCGCACGGCCCAGGACTGCGAGCGGGGCTTCCTCACCCGCGAGCTCTCACTCGTCACCCACGCCCTGCACCACTTCTGGCTGCACAACCTCTGCGATGTCTACTTG GAGGCTGTGAAGCCGGTGCTCTCACACTCTCCTCGGCCCCTGGAGCCGCCTCAGGTCCTATTTTTCTGCGCTGACGTCGGTCTCCGTCTCCTCGCCCCATTGATGCCTTTCCTGGCTGAAGAGCTCTGGCAGAGGCTGCCCCCCAGGCCTGGTGGTCCCTCTGCCCCCAGCATCTGTGTTGCCCCCTACCCGAGTGCCTGCAGCTTG GAGCACTGGCACCAGCCTGAGCTGGAGAGGCGCTTCTCCCGGGTTCAGGAGTCCGTCCAGGCGCTCAGGGCTCTGCGCGCCACCTACCAACTCACCAAGGCCCGGCCCCGAG tgctgctgCAGAGCTCAGAGCCAGGTGAGCAGGGCCTCTTTGAGGCCTTCCTGGAGCCGCTGGGCATCCTGGGCCACTGTGGGGCGGTGGGCCTTCTACCCCCTGGTGCAGCAGCCCCCTCGGGCTGGGTCCAGGCCCCCCTCAGTGACAGCAGTCAGGCGTATATGGAGCTGCAG GGCCTGGTGGACCCCCAGACCCACCTACCTCGGCTGGCTGCCCGAAGACACAAGTTGCAGAAACAGCTTGATGGCCTCCTAGCCCGGCCCCCATCAGAGGGAGAGGCGGAGACTCagaggcagcagagg CTTTCTTCCCTCCAGTTGGAGTTGTCAAAACTGGACAAGGCGGCCTCTCACCTCCGGCAGCTGATGGATGCGTCTCCAAGCCCTGGGGGCTCACCATCCCCGTGA
- the VARS2 gene encoding valine--tRNA ligase, mitochondrial isoform X1, with amino-acid sequence MPHLPLTSFRPPLWGLRPSRGLPRSRPLSTQSEPHGSAISRRNREAKQKRLREKQASLEAGIAPKSKSPAESSKAWTPKETVLYEIPTEQGEKKDVSRPLPPAYSPQYVEAAWYPWWVREGFFKPEYQARLPHATGETFSMCIPPPNVTGSLHIGHALTVAVQDALVRWHRMRGDRVLWVPGSDHAGIATQAVVEKRLWKERGVRRHELSREDFLREVWKWKEEKGGEICEQLRALGASLDWDRECFTMDIGSSVAVTEAFVRLYKAGLLYRSRQLVNWSCALRSAISDIEVESRPLPGRTELQLPGCPTPVSFGLLFSVAFPVDGEPDAEVVVGTTRPETLPGDVAVAVHPTDSRYTHLHGRQLCHPLTGQLLPLITDCTVQPHLGTGAVKVTPAHSPADAELGARHGLSPRSVIAEDGTMTALCEDWLQGLHRFVAREKILSALREQGLFRGLQNHPMVLPICSRSGDVVEYLLKSQWFVRCQEMGERAAKAVESGALDLSPSFHQKNWQHWFSHIGDWCVSRQLWWGHRIPAYLVVEEHAKGDMEDSWVVGRTEAEAREVAAELTGRPGAELTLERDPDVLDTWFSSALFPFSALGWPRETPDLAHFYPLSLLETGSDLLLFWVGRMVMLGTQLTGQLPFSKVLLHSMVRDRQGRKMSKSLGNVLDPRDIISGVELQVLQDKLRDGNLDPAELAIAASAQRKDFPHGIPECGTDALRFTLCSHGALGGDLHLSVSEVLSFRHFCNKIWNALRFILNALGEEFIPQPAEELSPASCMDTWILSCLARTAQDCERGFLTRELSLVTHALHHFWLHNLCDVYLEAVKPVLSHSPRPLEPPQVLFFCADVGLRLLAPLMPFLAEELWQRLPPRPGGPSAPSICVAPYPSACSLEHWHQPELERRFSRVQESVQALRALRATYQLTKARPRVLLQSSEPGEQGLFEAFLEPLGILGHCGAVGLLPPGAAAPSGWVQAPLSDSSQAYMELQGLVDPQTHLPRLAARRHKLQKQLDGLLARPPSEGEAETQRQQRLSSLQLELSKLDKAASHLRQLMDASPSPGGSPSP; translated from the exons ATGCCTCATTTGCCTCTGACCTCTTTTCGACCACCACTTTGGGGCTTGAGGCCCTCACGGGGCCTCCCCAGGTCCCGTCCCCTTTCCACCCAGTCAGAGCCACATGGATCAGCCATCTCCCGGAGGAACCGTGAAGCCAAACAGAAGCGCCTGCGAGAGAAGCAGGCATCCCTGGAGGCTGGGATAGCCCCCAAGAGCAAG TCACCTGCAGAATCCAGTAAGGCCTGGACCCCTAAGGAGACAGTGTTGTATGAAATCCCCACGgaacaaggagaaaagaaag ATGTCTCCCGACCCCTGCCTCCTGCATACAGCCCCCAGTACGTTGAGGCTGCCTGGTACCCTTGGTGGGTGCGAGAGGGCTTCTTCAAACCAGAATATCAG gccAGGCTGCCCCACGCCACAGGGGAGACCTTTTCCATGTGTATCCCTCCGCCTAATGTCACAGGCTCCCTGCACATTGGGCATGCGCTGACCGTGGCCGTACAGGATGCTCTCGTGCGCTG GCACCGGATGCGTGGGGATCGGGTGCTGTGGGTCCCTGGCTCAGATCATGCAGGGATTGCAACCCAA GCTGTGGTGGAGAAACGGCTGTGGAAGGAGCGAGGAGTGAGGAGACATGAGCTGAGCCGGGAAGACTTTCTTAGGGAGGTGTGGAAGTGGAAGGAAGA GAAAGGTGGCGAGATCTGTGAGCAGCTCCGAGCGCTGGGGGCCTCCCTGGACTGGGACCGAGAGTGCTTTACCATGGATATC GGCTCCTCAGTGGCCGTGACAGAAGCTTTCGTGCGGCTCTACAAGGCTGGGTTGTTGTACCGGAGCCGGCAGCTGGTCAACTGGTCGTGTGCCTTACGCTCTGCCATCTCGGATATTGAG GTGGAGAGCCGGCCCCTCCCTGGCCGCACAGAGCTTCAGTTGCCTGGCTGCCCCACCCCCGTGTCTTTCGGCCTCCTCTTTTCCGTGGCCTTCCCCGTGGATGGAGAGCCTG ACGCAGAGGTCGTGGTGGGAACCACGAGGCCAGAGACGCTGCCTGGAGACGTGGCCGTGGCGGTCCATCCTACTGACTCCCGCTATACG CATCTACATGGGCGACAACTCTGTCATCCCTTGACGGGGCAGCTTCTCCCCCTTATCACAGACTGCACTGTTCAGCCACACCTGGGCACAG GGGCGGTGAAGGTGACTCCAGCGCACAGCCCTGCCGATGCTGAGCTGGGGGCCCGACATGGCTTGAGCCCCCGGAGTGTCATTGCAGAGGATGGGACCATGACCGCTCTTTGTGAGGACTGGCTGCAG GGTCTTCACCGGTTTGTGGCCCGGGAAAAGATTCTGTCAGCACTGAGGGAGCAGGGCCTGTTCCGGGGCCTCCAGAACCACCCCATGGTGCTGCCCATTTGCAG CCGTTCCGGGGATGTGGTAGAATACCTGCTGAAGAGCCAGTGGTTTGTCCGCTGCCAGGAGATGGGGGAGCGAGCCGCCAAG GCCGTGGAGTCGGGGGCCCTGGACCTCAGTCCCTCCTTCCACCAGAAGAACTGGCAGCACTGGTTTTCCCACATTGG GGACTGGTGTGTCTCCCGGCAGCTCTGGTGGGGCCATCGGATTCCAGCCTACCTGGTTGTAGAGGAGCATGCAAAG GGTGATATGGAGGACTCCTGGGTGGTCGGGCGGACAGAGGCTGAAGCCAGAGAAGTAGCTGCTGAATTAACAGGGAGACCAGGGGCGGAGCTGACCTTGGAGAGGG ACCCTGATGTCCTGGACACGTGGTTCTCCTCAGctcttttccccttttctgcCCTGGGCTGGCCCCGAGAG ACCCCAGACCTGGCTCATTTCTACCCCCTGTCACTTTTGGAAACCGGCAGTGACCTCCTGCTGTTCTGGGTGGGCCGCATGGTCATGTTGGGGACGCAGCTCACAGGGCAGCTCCCCTTCAGCAAG GTCCTGCTTCACTCCATGGTCCGGGACAGGCAGGGCCGGAAGATGAGCAAGTCCCTGGGGAACGTGCTGGACCCACGGGACATCATCAGTGGGGTGGAGCTGCAG GTACTACAGGACAAGCTGAGGGATGGAAACTTGGACCCCGCAGAGCTGGCGATTGCAGCCTCAGCGCAG AGAAAGGACTTCCCTCATGGGATCCCCGAGTGTGGGACAGATGCTCTGAGATTCACCCTGTGCTCCCATGGGGCCCTGG GAGGCGACTTGCACCTGTCCGTCTCTGAGGTCCTGAGCTTCCGACACTTCTGCAATAAGATCTGGAATGCCCTGCGCTTTATCCTGAATGCTCTTGGGGAGGAATTCATACCCCAACCTGCGGAGGAG CTGTCCCCCGCCTCCTGCATGGACACCTGGATCCTCAGCTGCCTGGCCCGCACGGCCCAGGACTGCGAGCGGGGCTTCCTCACCCGCGAGCTCTCACTCGTCACCCACGCCCTGCACCACTTCTGGCTGCACAACCTCTGCGATGTCTACTTG GAGGCTGTGAAGCCGGTGCTCTCACACTCTCCTCGGCCCCTGGAGCCGCCTCAGGTCCTATTTTTCTGCGCTGACGTCGGTCTCCGTCTCCTCGCCCCATTGATGCCTTTCCTGGCTGAAGAGCTCTGGCAGAGGCTGCCCCCCAGGCCTGGTGGTCCCTCTGCCCCCAGCATCTGTGTTGCCCCCTACCCGAGTGCCTGCAGCTTG GAGCACTGGCACCAGCCTGAGCTGGAGAGGCGCTTCTCCCGGGTTCAGGAGTCCGTCCAGGCGCTCAGGGCTCTGCGCGCCACCTACCAACTCACCAAGGCCCGGCCCCGAG tgctgctgCAGAGCTCAGAGCCAGGTGAGCAGGGCCTCTTTGAGGCCTTCCTGGAGCCGCTGGGCATCCTGGGCCACTGTGGGGCGGTGGGCCTTCTACCCCCTGGTGCAGCAGCCCCCTCGGGCTGGGTCCAGGCCCCCCTCAGTGACAGCAGTCAGGCGTATATGGAGCTGCAG GGCCTGGTGGACCCCCAGACCCACCTACCTCGGCTGGCTGCCCGAAGACACAAGTTGCAGAAACAGCTTGATGGCCTCCTAGCCCGGCCCCCATCAGAGGGAGAGGCGGAGACTCagaggcagcagagg CTTTCTTCCCTCCAGTTGGAGTTGTCAAAACTGGACAAGGCGGCCTCTCACCTCCGGCAGCTGATGGATGCGTCTCCAAGCCCTGGGGGCTCACCATCCCCGTGA
- the VARS2 gene encoding valine--tRNA ligase, mitochondrial isoform X3: MPHLPLTSFRPPLWGLRPSRGLPRSRPLSTQSEPHGSAISRRNREAKQKRLREKQASLEAGIAPKSKSPAESSKAWTPKETVLYEIPTEQGEKKDVSRPLPPAYSPQYVEAAWYPWWVREGFFKPEYQARLPHATGETFSMCIPPPNVTGSLHIGHALTVAVQDALVRWHRMRGDRVLWVPGSDHAGIATQAVVEKRLWKERGVRRHELSREDFLREVWKWKEEKGGEICEQLRALGASLDWDRECFTMDIGSSVAVTEAFVRLYKAGLLYRSRQLVNWSCALRSAISDIEVESRPLPGRTELQLPGCPTPVSFGLLFSVAFPVDGEPDAEVVVGTTRPETLPGDVAVAVHPTDSRYTHLHGRQLCHPLTGQLLPLITDCTVQPHLGTGAVKVTPAHSPADAELGARHGLSPRSVIAEDGTMTALCEDWLQGLHRFVAREKILSALREQGLFRGLQNHPMVLPICSRSGDVVEYLLKSQWFVRCQEMGERAAKAVESGALDLSPSFHQKNWQHWFSHIGDWCVSRQLWWGHRIPAYLVVEEHAKGDMEDSWVVGRTEAEAREVAAELTGRPGAELTLERDPDVLDTWFSSALFPFSALGWPRETPDLAHFYPLSLLETGSDLLLFWVGRMVMLGTQLTGQLPFSKVLLHSMVRDRQGRKMSKSLGNVLDPRDIISGVELQVLQDKLRDGNLDPAELAIAASAQRKDFPHGIPECGTDALRFTLCSHGALGGDLHLSVSEVLSFRHFCNKIWNALRFILNALGEEFIPQPAEELSPASCMDTWILSCLARTAQDCERGFLTRELSLVTHALHHFWLHNLCDVYLEAVKPVLSHSPRPLEPPQVLFFCADVGLRLLAPLMPFLAEELWQRLPPRPGGPSAPSICVAPYPSACSLEHWHQPELERRFSRVQESVQALRALRATYQLTKARPRGPGGPPDPPTSAGCPKTQVAETA, translated from the exons ATGCCTCATTTGCCTCTGACCTCTTTTCGACCACCACTTTGGGGCTTGAGGCCCTCACGGGGCCTCCCCAGGTCCCGTCCCCTTTCCACCCAGTCAGAGCCACATGGATCAGCCATCTCCCGGAGGAACCGTGAAGCCAAACAGAAGCGCCTGCGAGAGAAGCAGGCATCCCTGGAGGCTGGGATAGCCCCCAAGAGCAAG TCACCTGCAGAATCCAGTAAGGCCTGGACCCCTAAGGAGACAGTGTTGTATGAAATCCCCACGgaacaaggagaaaagaaag ATGTCTCCCGACCCCTGCCTCCTGCATACAGCCCCCAGTACGTTGAGGCTGCCTGGTACCCTTGGTGGGTGCGAGAGGGCTTCTTCAAACCAGAATATCAG gccAGGCTGCCCCACGCCACAGGGGAGACCTTTTCCATGTGTATCCCTCCGCCTAATGTCACAGGCTCCCTGCACATTGGGCATGCGCTGACCGTGGCCGTACAGGATGCTCTCGTGCGCTG GCACCGGATGCGTGGGGATCGGGTGCTGTGGGTCCCTGGCTCAGATCATGCAGGGATTGCAACCCAA GCTGTGGTGGAGAAACGGCTGTGGAAGGAGCGAGGAGTGAGGAGACATGAGCTGAGCCGGGAAGACTTTCTTAGGGAGGTGTGGAAGTGGAAGGAAGA GAAAGGTGGCGAGATCTGTGAGCAGCTCCGAGCGCTGGGGGCCTCCCTGGACTGGGACCGAGAGTGCTTTACCATGGATATC GGCTCCTCAGTGGCCGTGACAGAAGCTTTCGTGCGGCTCTACAAGGCTGGGTTGTTGTACCGGAGCCGGCAGCTGGTCAACTGGTCGTGTGCCTTACGCTCTGCCATCTCGGATATTGAG GTGGAGAGCCGGCCCCTCCCTGGCCGCACAGAGCTTCAGTTGCCTGGCTGCCCCACCCCCGTGTCTTTCGGCCTCCTCTTTTCCGTGGCCTTCCCCGTGGATGGAGAGCCTG ACGCAGAGGTCGTGGTGGGAACCACGAGGCCAGAGACGCTGCCTGGAGACGTGGCCGTGGCGGTCCATCCTACTGACTCCCGCTATACG CATCTACATGGGCGACAACTCTGTCATCCCTTGACGGGGCAGCTTCTCCCCCTTATCACAGACTGCACTGTTCAGCCACACCTGGGCACAG GGGCGGTGAAGGTGACTCCAGCGCACAGCCCTGCCGATGCTGAGCTGGGGGCCCGACATGGCTTGAGCCCCCGGAGTGTCATTGCAGAGGATGGGACCATGACCGCTCTTTGTGAGGACTGGCTGCAG GGTCTTCACCGGTTTGTGGCCCGGGAAAAGATTCTGTCAGCACTGAGGGAGCAGGGCCTGTTCCGGGGCCTCCAGAACCACCCCATGGTGCTGCCCATTTGCAG CCGTTCCGGGGATGTGGTAGAATACCTGCTGAAGAGCCAGTGGTTTGTCCGCTGCCAGGAGATGGGGGAGCGAGCCGCCAAG GCCGTGGAGTCGGGGGCCCTGGACCTCAGTCCCTCCTTCCACCAGAAGAACTGGCAGCACTGGTTTTCCCACATTGG GGACTGGTGTGTCTCCCGGCAGCTCTGGTGGGGCCATCGGATTCCAGCCTACCTGGTTGTAGAGGAGCATGCAAAG GGTGATATGGAGGACTCCTGGGTGGTCGGGCGGACAGAGGCTGAAGCCAGAGAAGTAGCTGCTGAATTAACAGGGAGACCAGGGGCGGAGCTGACCTTGGAGAGGG ACCCTGATGTCCTGGACACGTGGTTCTCCTCAGctcttttccccttttctgcCCTGGGCTGGCCCCGAGAG ACCCCAGACCTGGCTCATTTCTACCCCCTGTCACTTTTGGAAACCGGCAGTGACCTCCTGCTGTTCTGGGTGGGCCGCATGGTCATGTTGGGGACGCAGCTCACAGGGCAGCTCCCCTTCAGCAAG GTCCTGCTTCACTCCATGGTCCGGGACAGGCAGGGCCGGAAGATGAGCAAGTCCCTGGGGAACGTGCTGGACCCACGGGACATCATCAGTGGGGTGGAGCTGCAG GTACTACAGGACAAGCTGAGGGATGGAAACTTGGACCCCGCAGAGCTGGCGATTGCAGCCTCAGCGCAG AGAAAGGACTTCCCTCATGGGATCCCCGAGTGTGGGACAGATGCTCTGAGATTCACCCTGTGCTCCCATGGGGCCCTGG GAGGCGACTTGCACCTGTCCGTCTCTGAGGTCCTGAGCTTCCGACACTTCTGCAATAAGATCTGGAATGCCCTGCGCTTTATCCTGAATGCTCTTGGGGAGGAATTCATACCCCAACCTGCGGAGGAG CTGTCCCCCGCCTCCTGCATGGACACCTGGATCCTCAGCTGCCTGGCCCGCACGGCCCAGGACTGCGAGCGGGGCTTCCTCACCCGCGAGCTCTCACTCGTCACCCACGCCCTGCACCACTTCTGGCTGCACAACCTCTGCGATGTCTACTTG GAGGCTGTGAAGCCGGTGCTCTCACACTCTCCTCGGCCCCTGGAGCCGCCTCAGGTCCTATTTTTCTGCGCTGACGTCGGTCTCCGTCTCCTCGCCCCATTGATGCCTTTCCTGGCTGAAGAGCTCTGGCAGAGGCTGCCCCCCAGGCCTGGTGGTCCCTCTGCCCCCAGCATCTGTGTTGCCCCCTACCCGAGTGCCTGCAGCTTG GAGCACTGGCACCAGCCTGAGCTGGAGAGGCGCTTCTCCCGGGTTCAGGAGTCCGTCCAGGCGCTCAGGGCTCTGCGCGCCACCTACCAACTCACCAAGGCCCGGCCCCGAG GGCCTGGTGGACCCCCAGACCCACCTACCTCGGCTGGCTGCCCGAAGACACAAGTTGCAGAAACAGCTTGA